A stretch of the bacterium genome encodes the following:
- a CDS encoding DUF4332 domain-containing protein, with product MANIKDIEGIGPAYAEKLKPAGITTVSALLKKGAAPQDRRNLEAATGISHELLLKWINHADLMRVKGVGPEYAELLEAAGVDSLPELAQRNAENLHPKMMAINAEKKLVRRPPSLKQVKGWIKQANHLPRTITY from the coding sequence ATGGCGAACATCAAGGACATTGAAGGAATTGGTCCGGCCTATGCCGAGAAACTTAAGCCAGCCGGCATCACCACAGTATCTGCTCTGCTGAAAAAAGGGGCAGCACCCCAGGACCGAAGGAATCTGGAGGCTGCCACCGGCATCAGCCATGAATTGCTCCTCAAGTGGATCAATCATGCGGATTTGATGCGCGTCAAGGGAGTTGGTCCTGAATATGCCGAGCTCCTGGAAGCTGCGGGCGTCGACAGCCTGCCGGAGCTGGCCCAACGGAATGCCGAAAACCTTCATCCTAAGATGATGGCAATCAATGCTGAGAAAAAACTAGTTCGTCGTCCGCCCTCCCTCAAACAGGTGAAGGGTTGGATCAAACAGGCGAACCATCTGCCTCGCACCATTACGTATTGA